A stretch of Portunus trituberculatus isolate SZX2019 chromosome 48, ASM1759143v1, whole genome shotgun sequence DNA encodes these proteins:
- the LOC123498848 gene encoding pleckstrin homology-like domain family A member 1 → MRALTLLLVVAVALTALVMVQAMPEPIPDPDPEAFPDPEAFPDPEAFPGRRYGGRYGSHGHRYSSHRHYRPHRRPHSHVHYTTYH, encoded by the exons ATGCGAGCA CTGaccctcctgctggtggtggccgTGGCCCTGACTGCCCTTGTGATGGTGCAGGCCATGCCAGAACCCATCCCGGACCCGGATCCCGAGGCCTTCCCTGACCCAGAGGCCTTCCCTGACCCAGAGGCCTTCCCTGGTAGGCGCTATGGCGGCCGCTACGGTAGCCACGGACATAGATACAGCAGCCATCGCCACTACCGCCCTCACCGTCGCCCACACAGCCACGTTCACTACACCACCTACCACTGA
- the LOC123498855 gene encoding protein lozenge-like, whose product MRALTLLLMVAVALTALVVVQAMPEPVAAPHPEALAAPAAAADPSRRFGLGFGFGGFGGHHHHHHGHHGYYRPHYRPSYGHYGHHHHHHH is encoded by the exons ATGCGAGCT CTGACTCTCCTGTTGATGGTTGCAGTGGCCCTGacggcactggtggtggtgcaggccaTGCCAGAACCAGTCGCAGCTCCTCATCCCGAGGCCCTTGCTGcccctgctgccgccgctgaCCCCAGCAGGCGATTCGGCTTGGGCTTTGGATTCGGTGGCTTTGGcggtcaccatcaccaccaccacggtcaccACGGATACTACCGTCCTCACTACCGTCCATCCTACGGCCACtacggtcaccaccaccaccaccaccactga
- the LOC123498853 gene encoding uncharacterized protein LOC123498853, which produces MHTHERDCRCNEFQYSCSHLGWDIMTGLIIKRGRSITHSHTHLATHTTMRTLNVFLLVTVFLTALLVVQARPTFLQKAEPYAFTPSPQFSFIPGRYTSGYHPHNHNHHYHHHIRHYHPYRHLASVYGFGFYK; this is translated from the exons ATGCATACACACGAAAGAGATTGTCGTTGTAATGAATTCCAGTATTCATGTAGTCACCTGGGATGGGACATTATGACTGGCCtcataataaaaagaggaaggagcatcacacacagccacactcacctcgccacacacaccaccatgaGAACA CTCAACGTCTTCCTGCTGGTGACCGTGTTCCTGACGGCACTACTGGTGGTGCAAGCCAGGCCCACATTCCTCCAGAAAGCAGAACCTTACGCCTTCACTCCTAGTCCTCAGTTTTCGTTTATTCCTGGTCGATATACCAGCGGTTATCATCcgcacaaccacaaccaccactaccaccaccacatccgaCACTACCACCCTTACCGTCACCTCGCATCAGTTTACGGCTTTGGGTTCTACAAGTAG
- the LOC123498854 gene encoding neuropeptide-like protein 32, with amino-acid sequence MRTLTLLLVVVVALTALVVVQAMPEPFPDPNPDPEALANPEALADPDALADADPHWNRYGGYGGGRRYGYGGGRRYGGYGGGRRYGGYGRGHHW; translated from the exons ATGCGAACA CTGAcactcctgctggtggtggtcgtggcccTGACGGCGCTGGTCGTGGTGCAGGCCATGCCAGAACCCTTCCCCGACCCAAACCCGGATCCTGAAGCTCTTGCAAATCCTGAAGCCCTGGCAGACCCTGATGCCCTCGCAGACGCTGACCCACACTGGAACAGATATGGCGGATATGGAGGCGGAAGGCGCTATGGATATGGAGGCGGTAGGCGCTACGGGGGCTATGGAGGAGGTAGGCGCTACGGGGGCTATGGCCGCGGGCACCATTGGTAA